The window GGGGTCGCTTTTGTGATTCCGGGGGGGCGCCTAGAACTGGAATCCCGGGTCGATGTCCCGCGGATCCAGGTTGAGGTACTGCGCCACCAGGGCGGTGAGGATGCCGGTGAGCAGCTCATCGCGCTCCTGCGGGCTGGCGCAACGCTGCTCAACGGGCATGCGGAACAGCACGAGACGGGCGCGGGTGGGGCGCCCCTGGGGGTCGACGCCCGCCGGGATGACACGGCCGAGGGGGACGGGGCCGTCGGCCACGATCTCGTCGGGCAGCACGGTCATGTCGGCGCGCAGCCGCATGCGGGGGACGGTGTCCACCGCGATGTCGAGGTTGGCCAGCTGCTCCGGGTAGGAGTGCAGGATCGGGGCGTAGGCCTCCAGGACGGCGACGTCGAAGGACTCCGCGCGGGTGCGGTAGCGGGGCGCGTCCATGGGGAGCAGCGGCCCGCGTACTCCCCGGCCGTGGCGGTCGCGGAACGTCCTGGTGTGCATGGGGATGATGCTAGTTCGCCCGGTCCGCGAAGGGGTTGCGGCGCGCGGGGTACCAAATCCTCAAGGAAATGTTTAGACTTGGTGGCCGTGAGCCAGTTCCGACGTTGTTCCCGCCCGGGTTGCGGCAAGCCTGCCGTGGCCACCATGACGTACGCCTACGCCGAGTCCACCGCCGTGGTCGGCCCGTTGGCGCCCGCCGCCGAGCCTCACAGCTGGGATCTGTGTGACCACCACGCGGAGAAGATCACCGCCCCGCTCGGGTGGGAGATGCTGCGTGTCAACCACATCGACATCGACGATGACGAGGACCTCACCGCACTGGCCGAGGCCGTGCGTGAGGCCGGCCGCGTGACCAGCGGTCTCGTCGAGTCCGAGGGCCCCGAGCTGCATCCCGAGGACCCCGCCGACCCCGAGACCTCCCTGCATCCGGTCCACCGCGCCCGTCGTATGCAGGACGAGAGGCAGCGCCGTCGCGCCCACCTGCGGGTGGTCCCGGCGGAGGGGGAGTCCGAGTTCCCCGGGGCTGATGACGCCGACGACACTGACGGTGCCGACGCTTCTGTGGACTACCCCGAGAACTGAGAACCGGCAGAAGCCGGCTCAGAACTTTCCTATGCGGGGCTGGGGTACGGAACGTTCCACCTGTGTGGCGGTGACTGGCCCCGCCACCCTCGCCGGCACAGCGGCTGAGCTTCCTGATAGTTCGGCCCTGCAGACGATCCGACTGTCCCGTCGCTCCAGGATCGCGGACGCGTCACCGGCCGCAGCCCTGCCGTCCTGACAGTGAACATCCACCTGACGGGGGTAAGCTCTTCTGCTTAGTGACCGCCGAAGAGCAGGAGACCCCATGACCCAGCGCACCCGCGAAGATGTATCCCGTGTGATCAAGGCCTACGACGTCCGCGGAGTCGTCGGCGAGGAGATCACCCCCGAGTTCATCCGGGACGTCGGTGCCGCCTTCGCGGGCCTCCTGCGTGCCGAGGGCGAGAGCCGGGTCGCCGTCGGCCACGACATGCGCCCCTCCTCCCCGGAACTGGCGGCCGCCTTCTCCGAGGGCGTGCGCGCGCAGGGCCTCGACGTGGTCATGCTGGGCCTCAACTCCACCGACCAGCTCTACTTCGCCGCCGGCACACTCGGCTGCGCGGGCGCGATGTTCACCGCCTCGCACAACCCGGCGCAGTACAACGGCATCAAGCTGTGCCGTTCCGGCGCGCGCCCGGTGTCCCAGGACACCGGACTGTCCGACATCATCGACATGCTTGTCGACGGCGTCCCGGCCTACGACGGCCCGGTGGGCGTCGAGAAGCACCAGGACACCCTCGAGGTGTACGGCGAGTACCTCCGTGATCTGGTGGACCTGCACAGCATCCGCCCGCTCGTCGTGGCCGTCGACGCGGCGAACGGCATGGGCGGACACACGGTGCCCGAGGTGTTCAAGGGACTGCCGCTCGATGTGCGGGCCCTGTACTTCGAGCTCGACGGCACCTTCCCCAACCACGAGGCCAACCCGCTGGACCCGGCGAACCTCGTCGACCTGCAGAGGTTCACCGTCGAGCAGCACGCCGACATCGGCCTGGCCTTCGACGGCGACGCCGACCGCTGCTTCTTCATCGACGAGAAGGGTGAGCCGGTGAGCCCGTCGGCGATCTGCGCGATCGTCGCGAAGCGTTACCTCCAGGAGAACCCGGGGGCGACGATCATCCACAACCTCATCACCTCGAAGTCGGTGCCCGAGATCATCGCGGAGGAGGGTGGCACCGCCGTGCGCACCCGCGTCGGCCACTCCTTCATCAAGGCGAAGATGGCCGAGACCGGCGCCGTCTTTGGTGGCGAGCACTCCGCGCACTACTACTTCTCCGAGTTCTTCAACGCCGACTCCGGCATCCTCGCCGCCATGTACGTCCTCGCCGCCCTCGGCTCCCAGGACAAGCCGCTGTCCGAGATGATGGCCGAGTACAAGCGCTACGAGGCCTCCGGTGAGATCAACTCCACCGTCGAGGACCAGGCCGCCAGCACCCAGGCCGTGCTCGACGCCTTCGCCGACCGCATCGAGAGCGTCGACCGCCTCGACGGCGTCACCGTGGAACTGAAGGACACCCCCGCGTGGTTCAACGTCCGCGCCTCCAACACCGAGCCGCTCCTGCGCCTCAACGTGGAGGCCCCGACCCGCGCGGAGGTCGACGCGCTCGTCGAGGAGATCCTGGCGGTCATCCGCGGCTGACCGGCCCGGGGCCGACCGGACACTATCCTGAGAGAATGGACGACCGCATGGACAACAGCTCGCTCGACGCCTACCTCGACGGCTCCGCCTACGGTGGTGAGACCGTGCGGTTCTACGACGTCGCACACGAAGGTGCGCAGATCCGCGCCGTCGCCGGGGCGATCCCGCAGATGGCGGGCCTGTACGGGCTGCAGCCCCGCAGCGTCGTCGTCATCGCGACGGACCAGGTGGCGACGGCGTCGGCACGCTTCGTCACCCGGATGCGCTCCCCGCTGCGCGTCCCCGTGGTGATCACCGACTCGCTGCCCACCTACGTCGGCGCCCTCGACATCGTCATGGTCGTCGGTGACCGCGCCGACGACCCGGACGTCTCCCAGGGGCTCATCGCCGCCGACCGCCGCGGTGCCACCACCCTGCTCGTCGGCCCGCCCCGCGGCCCCATCCTGGAGGACGCCCCCTCCGGCACGATCCTCATCCCGGCGTTGCCGACCGTCTTCGGCGCCTCGCCGGCCCGCTCGATCACGGCGATCAGCACCGTGCTCGACCTGCTGGAGGAGGACCCCGACCTCGTGTCCCAGCGGCTGGAGGACACCGCCGGCCTCATCGACGAGGAGCTCGAGCAGCTCTCGCCCGAGCGCGACACCGTGGTCAACCCCGGCCGACAGCTCCGCGAGTTCGGTGACCTCTCCCGCGTGCTCCACACCGGAGGCAACCGCACCGGCGCCGCCGTCGCGGAGATCATGGCCGTGCTGTGGTCACGCAAGGGCATCCCGTCGGGGGTGACCGCCATGGACGAGCTGGAGATGCCGGCCCCCGCCCCCGTCCGCGATGTCTTCCACGACCCGCTCATTGACGGCCCCCTCGATTTGATACCGTTGAGGACTGTTGTCTGGGCGGAGAACCCAGACGTGGCCGCCGCGTTCCCCGACGCCCTCGCCGTGAACTGCGAGACACCCGGTGTCGGTCCGCTGGCCGCTGCGCTGAAACTCATCACCCGGGGACTCGCGGCCACGACGTACGACCTGCCTGAAGCACCAAGCGAGGACTACTGAATGCACAAGCTCACCGGCACCCTCCGGAGCTACCCCTGGGGCTCCCGCACGCTCATCCCCGAGCTGCGCGGGGAGCCGTCCCCGTCCTCCCGTCCGGAGGCGGAGCTCTGGTTCGGTGCACACCCGGTGGGTTCCGCGCTTGTCGACGGCATCCCGCTCACCGACATCATCGCCGCCGACCCGCAGGCCGCCCTCGGCCCGCGGGTGCAGCGGGAGTTCGGTGACGGCCTGCCCTTCATGCTCAAGCTGCTCGGCGCCGCCGAGCCGCTGTCCCTCCAGGCCCACCCCTCGGCGGAACAGGCCCGCGACGGCTTCGACCGGGAGAACCAGCTCGGCATCCCGCTGACGGCGCTCAACCGCAACTACCGCGACCCCTTCCACAAGCCGGAGCTCGTCGTCGCGCTCACGGACTTCTACGCGATGGTCGGTTTCCGCCCCCTGGAACGCACCCTCGAGCTCTTCTCCGCGCTGCACTGCCCGGAGCTCGACCGCTACCTCACCATCCTCGACCCCGAGTCCGAGGAGAGCAGCCTGCGCGGCCTGTTCACCACGTGGATCACCATCCCCTCCGTGGCCCGCAACGAGCTCATCGACGGCATCGTCCGGGCCGCCCGGGAGCAGCTCGACCGGGACGACTGGATCTCCGGCGTCCTGCGCACCGTCCTGGAGCTGCACGAACGCTACCCCGGTGACATCGGCGTCCTCGGTGCGCTCCTGCTCAACCACCTGGTGCTCCGTCCGGGCGAGGCGATCTTCCTCGAGGCCGGTCACCTCCACGCCTACGTCTCCGGGCTCGGCGTCGAGGTCATGGCCAACTCCGACAACGTGCTGCGCGGGGGCCTGACCTCGAAGTACGTCGACGTCCCCGAGCTGGTGCGCATCCTGCGCTTCAACTCGATCACCGACCCGGTGGTCAAGGTCCG of the Corynebacterium humireducens NBRC 106098 = DSM 45392 genome contains:
- a CDS encoding phosphomannomutase/phosphoglucomutase, with the translated sequence MTQRTREDVSRVIKAYDVRGVVGEEITPEFIRDVGAAFAGLLRAEGESRVAVGHDMRPSSPELAAAFSEGVRAQGLDVVMLGLNSTDQLYFAAGTLGCAGAMFTASHNPAQYNGIKLCRSGARPVSQDTGLSDIIDMLVDGVPAYDGPVGVEKHQDTLEVYGEYLRDLVDLHSIRPLVVAVDAANGMGGHTVPEVFKGLPLDVRALYFELDGTFPNHEANPLDPANLVDLQRFTVEQHADIGLAFDGDADRCFFIDEKGEPVSPSAICAIVAKRYLQENPGATIIHNLITSKSVPEIIAEEGGTAVRTRVGHSFIKAKMAETGAVFGGEHSAHYYFSEFFNADSGILAAMYVLAALGSQDKPLSEMMAEYKRYEASGEINSTVEDQAASTQAVLDAFADRIESVDRLDGVTVELKDTPAWFNVRASNTEPLLRLNVEAPTRAEVDALVEEILAVIRG
- a CDS encoding metallopeptidase family protein, whose protein sequence is MHTRTFRDRHGRGVRGPLLPMDAPRYRTRAESFDVAVLEAYAPILHSYPEQLANLDIAVDTVPRMRLRADMTVLPDEIVADGPVPLGRVIPAGVDPQGRPTRARLVLFRMPVEQRCASPQERDELLTGILTALVAQYLNLDPRDIDPGFQF
- the manA gene encoding mannose-6-phosphate isomerase, class I, which produces MHKLTGTLRSYPWGSRTLIPELRGEPSPSSRPEAELWFGAHPVGSALVDGIPLTDIIAADPQAALGPRVQREFGDGLPFMLKLLGAAEPLSLQAHPSAEQARDGFDRENQLGIPLTALNRNYRDPFHKPELVVALTDFYAMVGFRPLERTLELFSALHCPELDRYLTILDPESEESSLRGLFTTWITIPSVARNELIDGIVRAAREQLDRDDWISGVLRTVLELHERYPGDIGVLGALLLNHLVLRPGEAIFLEAGHLHAYVSGLGVEVMANSDNVLRGGLTSKYVDVPELVRILRFNSITDPVVKVRDGEYPVPAPEFRLHRFELAPADAFGYDHDGPAIALCTAGEVQLGNLGLLPGEAAWIPAGDPEWEVSSVEGGELFIACA
- a CDS encoding DUF3499 domain-containing protein produces the protein MSQFRRCSRPGCGKPAVATMTYAYAESTAVVGPLAPAAEPHSWDLCDHHAEKITAPLGWEMLRVNHIDIDDDEDLTALAEAVREAGRVTSGLVESEGPELHPEDPADPETSLHPVHRARRMQDERQRRRAHLRVVPAEGESEFPGADDADDTDGADASVDYPEN